One stretch of Banduia mediterranea DNA includes these proteins:
- a CDS encoding efflux RND transporter periplasmic adaptor subunit produces the protein MNRTSLIAASLLIIAVAAGGIWYARAPKASDAESPPAASAADAREVLYWYDPMKPDVHFDAPGPSPFMDMALVPKYRQAVSGEGLVSIDPRMAQNLGVRTAPVERGTFWQRIDTVGSVAIDDRRIRVIESRASGWIESQTVHTVGATVRRGERVAGVYSPALYAAQQEYVLALRAGDAALAEASRQRLRLLGATEAQVDGVRRRGTAERELSLVSPIDGVVIDLDAHEGRQIGPGMPLMRIADLSRVWVYADIPEAQADWIAQGRPAEVQLLNSTGSLLEGEVDYLYPTADAASRTVRARLVFDNPDGLLRPGMSVDVTLYGGARRDVLTVPSEALIRTGSRNTVIVAEGEGRFRPVSVELGPERRGRTVIVGGLEEDQQVVVSGQFLIDSEASLQGVYARMDQVTPHGQHP, from the coding sequence ATGAACAGGACAAGTCTGATCGCCGCATCGTTGCTGATCATCGCGGTGGCGGCCGGCGGCATCTGGTATGCACGTGCGCCGAAAGCCTCCGACGCCGAGTCCCCGCCCGCCGCCTCGGCTGCGGATGCACGCGAGGTGCTGTACTGGTACGACCCGATGAAGCCGGACGTGCATTTCGACGCACCCGGTCCCTCACCGTTCATGGACATGGCGCTGGTGCCGAAGTACCGGCAGGCCGTTTCTGGTGAAGGCCTTGTCAGCATCGATCCGCGCATGGCCCAGAACCTGGGCGTGCGCACCGCGCCGGTCGAGCGCGGCACGTTTTGGCAGCGCATCGATACGGTGGGCAGCGTCGCGATCGACGATCGGCGCATCCGCGTCATCGAGAGTCGCGCCTCGGGCTGGATCGAATCTCAGACCGTGCATACCGTCGGCGCGACGGTGCGGCGCGGCGAACGCGTCGCCGGCGTCTATTCGCCGGCCCTGTACGCGGCGCAACAGGAGTATGTGCTGGCGCTGCGGGCCGGTGATGCGGCGCTGGCTGAAGCTTCACGCCAACGTCTGCGGCTGCTCGGCGCCACCGAGGCTCAGGTCGACGGCGTTCGGCGGCGCGGCACGGCCGAACGCGAGCTGTCCCTGGTCTCGCCGATCGACGGTGTGGTGATCGACCTGGACGCCCACGAAGGCCGCCAGATCGGACCCGGCATGCCGCTGATGCGCATCGCCGACCTCTCGCGTGTGTGGGTGTATGCCGACATTCCGGAGGCCCAGGCTGACTGGATCGCTCAGGGGCGCCCGGCCGAGGTGCAGTTGCTCAACAGCACCGGGAGTCTGCTGGAAGGCGAGGTCGACTATCTGTATCCGACGGCGGACGCCGCCAGCCGCACCGTGCGTGCGCGGCTGGTGTTCGACAATCCGGACGGTCTGCTGCGGCCCGGCATGTCTGTGGACGTGACGCTGTACGGCGGCGCGCGCCGCGACGTGCTGACGGTGCCGAGCGAAGCCCTGATCCGAACCGGCTCGCGCAACACCGTGATCGTTGCCGAGGGCGAAGGCCGTTTCCGGCCCGTGTCCGTGGAACTGGGCCCGGAGCGCCGTGGCCGTACGGTGATCGTGGGCGGGCTTGAAGAAGATCAGCAGGTCGTCGTCTCCGGTCAATTCCTGATCGATTCGGAGGCGAGCCTGCAAGGCGTCTATGCGCGCATGGACCAAGTCACGCCTCACGGGCAACACCCATGA